A window of the Gasterosteus aculeatus chromosome 21, fGasAcu3.hap1.1, whole genome shotgun sequence genome harbors these coding sequences:
- the cngb3.2 gene encoding cyclic nucleotide-gated channel beta-3 isoform X2, translating to MFGRLKSLFGSPQVPVASGITDPAAAPALAVAPVEEKPADKDKNVDKPQAAPAGPPAAAPPAGPPAAAPPAGPPAAAAPAGPPAAAPAGPPAAAPPAGPPAAGPASIAAPSNPDQAGPEGQESAPPPPAHIVINAYADEQLRSIAKRMNERLNLYKEKVVDQYASSPEISPPVTPLLRKDIYTKVIEERNKQAEEERIKKEEADQKKKEEQEKKKKEAEQKKKEVEEKKKAEAQDETKEKRSLMSKLKDAGWHSVDMVLKPVETLMDPVLGNTIDPFTDRRYIAWLSLVTLAFNYNTWFITARLCFPYHTEGIIPFWFVLDTLADLIYLTDSILFQARKQYVKAGDIIKDRVVTKKNYRSTDRFMLDVMSVMPFDLLYLRFGFKSIFRINRLLKVDTFFEFSDRLESIMAKAYIWRVIRTIGYLLFMLHLNACFYYVASDYQGIGKTKWVYSGLGSAYLRCYYYAVRSLINIGGLNEPHTVFEITFQMTNFFTGVFVFSSLIGQMRDVIGAATAAQTYFRSSMDGTVDYMVNNHIPSLVQNRVRTWYTYTWDAQGMLDESELLDKMPLVMRTAIAVDINLSTFQKIDLFKGCDQQMLVDMLLRLKSIVYLPGDFVVKKGDIGKEMYIIKSGAVQVVGGPDNSIVFVTLKAGCVFGEISLLQSSKDGGNRRTANVKAYGFANLFVLEKKDLFDILVHYPESQKVLARKGRKLMKAKGPAAAKAEVEKQKGLVLFGPKPPTPKMLRAFGGKNFLAKMKSAAGGQ from the exons ATGTTTGGCAGGTTGAAAAGTCTCTTCGGGAGCCCGCAGGTGCCAGTGGCTTCGGGGATCACTGATCCAGCTGCAGCTCCGGCTCTGGCTGTGGCTCCCGTTGAG GAGAAGCCGGCCGATAAGGACAAGAATGTGGACAAACCGCAGG cagctccagcaggaccaccagcagcagctcctccagcaggaccaccagcagcagctcctccagcaggaccaccagcagcagcagctccagcaggaccaccagcagcagctccagcaggaccaccagcagcagctcctccagcaggacCTCCTGCTGCCGGTCCGGCTTCTATAGCAGCTCCATCTAACCCGGATCAAGCTGGTCCTGAGGG ACAAGAGTCGgccccacctccacctgcccACATTGTCATCAACGCGTATGCAGACGAGCAGCTCAGATCCATCGCCAAGCGCATGAACGAGAGACTGAATCTCTACAAGGAGAAAGTGGTCGATCAATATGCTTCATCCCCAGAGATCAGCCCTCCTGTCA CACCTTTGCTGCGCAAAGACATCTACACAAAAGTCATAGAGGAGAGGAACAagcaagcagaggaggagcgcaTAAAGAAGGAAGAAGCGgaccagaagaagaaagaggagcaggagaagaagaagaaggaggccgagcagaagaagaaagaggttgaggagaaaaagaaagcagaggCCCAAGATGAGACGAAAGAGAAGAGGTCGCTGATGTCGAAGTTAAAAGACGCCGGCTGGCATTCGGTGGACATGGTGCTGAAACCAGTTGAGACCTTGATGGACCCAGTGCTGGGGAACACCATCGACCCGTTCACAGACCGCCGCTACATCGCCTGGTTGAGCTTGGTGACTCTGGCCTTTAACTACAACACCTGGTTCATCACAGCCCGTCTGTGTTTCCCGTACCACACCGAGGGCATCATCCCCTTCTGGTTCGTCCTGGACACGCTGGCCGACCTCATCTACCTCACAGACTCCATCCTCTTCCAGGCCCGCAAACAGTACGTCAAAGCAGGAGACATCATA AAAGACAGAGTGGTGACGAAGAAGAACTACAGAAGCACAGACAGATTCATG CTGGACGTGATGTCCGTCATGCCATTCGACTTGCTGTACCTGCGGTTTGGATTCAAATCCATTTTCAGAATAAATCGCTTGCTGAAG GTGGACACATTTTTTGAGTTCAGCGACCGCCTGGAGAGCATCATGGCCAAGGCTTACATCTGGAG AGTGATTCGGACCATCGGATATCTTCTCTTCATGCTCCACCTCAACGCCTGCTTCTACTACGTGGCTTCGGACTACCAGGGCATCGGCAAAACTAAATGGGTCTACTCCGGTCTGGGCAGTGC GTACCTGCGCTGTTACTACTATGCCGTCCGCAGTCTGATCAACATCGGGGGTCTCAACGAACCTCATACCGTCTTTGAGATTACCTTTCAGATGACTAACTTTTTCACGGGCGTCTTTGTGTTCTCCAGTTTGATTGGACAg ATGAGAGACGTCATCGGTGcagccacagcagcacagacgtACTTCAGATCGTCCATGGACGGCACGGTGGACTACATGGTGAACAACCACATCCCCTCCTTGGTGCAGAACCGGGTCCGCACCTGGTACACCTACACCTGGGATGCACAGGGCATGCTGG ATGAGTCCGAGCTGCTGGACAAGATGCCTCTGGTGATGAGAACCGCCATCGCCGTTGACATCAACCTGAGCACCTTTCAGAAGATAGATCTGTTCAAG ggctGTGACCAGCAGATGTTGGTGGACATGTTACTGAGGCTCAAGTCTATTGTCTACTTACCTGGAGACTTTGTGGTGAAAAAA GGCGACATCGGCAAAGAGATGTACATCATTAAAAGCGGTGCGGTGCAGGTGGTGGGAGGACCTGACAACAGCATCGTGTTCGTCACACTGAAGGCCGGCTGCGTGTTTGGAGAAATCAG tCTGTTGCAATCGTCCAAAGATGGAGGGAACAGGCGGACGGCTAATGTCAAAGCCTACGGCTTTGCTAACCTTTTCGTCTTGGAGAAGAAAGACCTGTTTGACATCCTGGTGCACTACCCGGAGTCTCAGAAAGTGTTGGCCCGGAAGGGAAG GAAGCTCATGAAGGCGAAGGGTCCGGCAGCGGCTAAAGCAGAAGTGGAAAAGCAGAAAGGACTGGTGCTGTTCGGACCCAAACCACCAACACCCAAAATGCTGCGCGCTTTCGGTGGAAAGAACTTTTTGGCCAAAATGAAG AGTGCTGCTGGTGGCCAGTGA
- the cngb3.2 gene encoding cyclic nucleotide-gated channel beta-3 isoform X3, translating into MLFSVFRQESAPPPPAHIVINAYADEQLRSIAKRMNERLNLYKEKVVDQYASSPEISPPVTPLLRKDIYTKVIEERNKQAEEERIKKEEADQKKKEEQEKKKKEAEQKKKEVEEKKKAEAQDETKEKRSLMSKLKDAGWHSVDMVLKPVETLMDPVLGNTIDPFTDRRYIAWLSLVTLAFNYNTWFITARLCFPYHTEGIIPFWFVLDTLADLIYLTDSILFQARKQYVKAGDIIKDRVVTKKNYRSTDRFMLDVMSVMPFDLLYLRFGFKSIFRINRLLKVDTFFEFSDRLESIMAKAYIWRVIRTIGYLLFMLHLNACFYYVASDYQGIGKTKWVYSGLGSAYLRCYYYAVRSLINIGGLNEPHTVFEITFQMTNFFTGVFVFSSLIGQMRDVIGAATAAQTYFRSSMDGTVDYMVNNHIPSLVQNRVRTWYTYTWDAQGMLDESELLDKMPLVMRTAIAVDINLSTFQKIDLFKGCDQQMLVDMLLRLKSIVYLPGDFVVKKGDIGKEMYIIKSGAVQVVGGPDNSIVFVTLKAGCVFGEISLLQSSKDGGNRRTANVKAYGFANLFVLEKKDLFDILVHYPESQKVLARKGRKLMKAKGPAAAKAEVEKQKGLVLFGPKPPTPKMLRAFGGKNFLAKMKSAAGGQ; encoded by the exons ATGTTATTTTCCGTCTTTAGACAAGAGTCGgccccacctccacctgcccACATTGTCATCAACGCGTATGCAGACGAGCAGCTCAGATCCATCGCCAAGCGCATGAACGAGAGACTGAATCTCTACAAGGAGAAAGTGGTCGATCAATATGCTTCATCCCCAGAGATCAGCCCTCCTGTCA CACCTTTGCTGCGCAAAGACATCTACACAAAAGTCATAGAGGAGAGGAACAagcaagcagaggaggagcgcaTAAAGAAGGAAGAAGCGgaccagaagaagaaagaggagcaggagaagaagaagaaggaggccgagcagaagaagaaagaggttgaggagaaaaagaaagcagaggCCCAAGATGAGACGAAAGAGAAGAGGTCGCTGATGTCGAAGTTAAAAGACGCCGGCTGGCATTCGGTGGACATGGTGCTGAAACCAGTTGAGACCTTGATGGACCCAGTGCTGGGGAACACCATCGACCCGTTCACAGACCGCCGCTACATCGCCTGGTTGAGCTTGGTGACTCTGGCCTTTAACTACAACACCTGGTTCATCACAGCCCGTCTGTGTTTCCCGTACCACACCGAGGGCATCATCCCCTTCTGGTTCGTCCTGGACACGCTGGCCGACCTCATCTACCTCACAGACTCCATCCTCTTCCAGGCCCGCAAACAGTACGTCAAAGCAGGAGACATCATA AAAGACAGAGTGGTGACGAAGAAGAACTACAGAAGCACAGACAGATTCATG CTGGACGTGATGTCCGTCATGCCATTCGACTTGCTGTACCTGCGGTTTGGATTCAAATCCATTTTCAGAATAAATCGCTTGCTGAAG GTGGACACATTTTTTGAGTTCAGCGACCGCCTGGAGAGCATCATGGCCAAGGCTTACATCTGGAG AGTGATTCGGACCATCGGATATCTTCTCTTCATGCTCCACCTCAACGCCTGCTTCTACTACGTGGCTTCGGACTACCAGGGCATCGGCAAAACTAAATGGGTCTACTCCGGTCTGGGCAGTGC GTACCTGCGCTGTTACTACTATGCCGTCCGCAGTCTGATCAACATCGGGGGTCTCAACGAACCTCATACCGTCTTTGAGATTACCTTTCAGATGACTAACTTTTTCACGGGCGTCTTTGTGTTCTCCAGTTTGATTGGACAg ATGAGAGACGTCATCGGTGcagccacagcagcacagacgtACTTCAGATCGTCCATGGACGGCACGGTGGACTACATGGTGAACAACCACATCCCCTCCTTGGTGCAGAACCGGGTCCGCACCTGGTACACCTACACCTGGGATGCACAGGGCATGCTGG ATGAGTCCGAGCTGCTGGACAAGATGCCTCTGGTGATGAGAACCGCCATCGCCGTTGACATCAACCTGAGCACCTTTCAGAAGATAGATCTGTTCAAG ggctGTGACCAGCAGATGTTGGTGGACATGTTACTGAGGCTCAAGTCTATTGTCTACTTACCTGGAGACTTTGTGGTGAAAAAA GGCGACATCGGCAAAGAGATGTACATCATTAAAAGCGGTGCGGTGCAGGTGGTGGGAGGACCTGACAACAGCATCGTGTTCGTCACACTGAAGGCCGGCTGCGTGTTTGGAGAAATCAG tCTGTTGCAATCGTCCAAAGATGGAGGGAACAGGCGGACGGCTAATGTCAAAGCCTACGGCTTTGCTAACCTTTTCGTCTTGGAGAAGAAAGACCTGTTTGACATCCTGGTGCACTACCCGGAGTCTCAGAAAGTGTTGGCCCGGAAGGGAAG GAAGCTCATGAAGGCGAAGGGTCCGGCAGCGGCTAAAGCAGAAGTGGAAAAGCAGAAAGGACTGGTGCTGTTCGGACCCAAACCACCAACACCCAAAATGCTGCGCGCTTTCGGTGGAAAGAACTTTTTGGCCAAAATGAAG AGTGCTGCTGGTGGCCAGTGA
- the cngb3.2 gene encoding cyclic nucleotide-gated channel beta-3 isoform X1, with protein MFGRLKSLFGSPQVPVASGITDPAAAPALAVAPVEEKPADKDKNVDKPQAAAPAGPPAAAPPAGPPAAAPPAGPPAAAAPAGPPAAAPAGPPAAAPPAGPPAAGPASIAAPSNPDQAGPEGQESAPPPPAHIVINAYADEQLRSIAKRMNERLNLYKEKVVDQYASSPEISPPVTPLLRKDIYTKVIEERNKQAEEERIKKEEADQKKKEEQEKKKKEAEQKKKEVEEKKKAEAQDETKEKRSLMSKLKDAGWHSVDMVLKPVETLMDPVLGNTIDPFTDRRYIAWLSLVTLAFNYNTWFITARLCFPYHTEGIIPFWFVLDTLADLIYLTDSILFQARKQYVKAGDIIKDRVVTKKNYRSTDRFMLDVMSVMPFDLLYLRFGFKSIFRINRLLKVDTFFEFSDRLESIMAKAYIWRVIRTIGYLLFMLHLNACFYYVASDYQGIGKTKWVYSGLGSAYLRCYYYAVRSLINIGGLNEPHTVFEITFQMTNFFTGVFVFSSLIGQMRDVIGAATAAQTYFRSSMDGTVDYMVNNHIPSLVQNRVRTWYTYTWDAQGMLDESELLDKMPLVMRTAIAVDINLSTFQKIDLFKGCDQQMLVDMLLRLKSIVYLPGDFVVKKGDIGKEMYIIKSGAVQVVGGPDNSIVFVTLKAGCVFGEISLLQSSKDGGNRRTANVKAYGFANLFVLEKKDLFDILVHYPESQKVLARKGRKLMKAKGPAAAKAEVEKQKGLVLFGPKPPTPKMLRAFGGKNFLAKMKSAAGGQ; from the exons ATGTTTGGCAGGTTGAAAAGTCTCTTCGGGAGCCCGCAGGTGCCAGTGGCTTCGGGGATCACTGATCCAGCTGCAGCTCCGGCTCTGGCTGTGGCTCCCGTTGAG GAGAAGCCGGCCGATAAGGACAAGAATGTGGACAAACCGCAGG cagcagctccagcaggaccaccagcagcagctcctccagcaggaccaccagcagcagctcctccagcaggaccaccagcagcagcagctccagcaggaccaccagcagcagctccagcaggaccaccagcagcagctcctccagcaggacCTCCTGCTGCCGGTCCGGCTTCTATAGCAGCTCCATCTAACCCGGATCAAGCTGGTCCTGAGGG ACAAGAGTCGgccccacctccacctgcccACATTGTCATCAACGCGTATGCAGACGAGCAGCTCAGATCCATCGCCAAGCGCATGAACGAGAGACTGAATCTCTACAAGGAGAAAGTGGTCGATCAATATGCTTCATCCCCAGAGATCAGCCCTCCTGTCA CACCTTTGCTGCGCAAAGACATCTACACAAAAGTCATAGAGGAGAGGAACAagcaagcagaggaggagcgcaTAAAGAAGGAAGAAGCGgaccagaagaagaaagaggagcaggagaagaagaagaaggaggccgagcagaagaagaaagaggttgaggagaaaaagaaagcagaggCCCAAGATGAGACGAAAGAGAAGAGGTCGCTGATGTCGAAGTTAAAAGACGCCGGCTGGCATTCGGTGGACATGGTGCTGAAACCAGTTGAGACCTTGATGGACCCAGTGCTGGGGAACACCATCGACCCGTTCACAGACCGCCGCTACATCGCCTGGTTGAGCTTGGTGACTCTGGCCTTTAACTACAACACCTGGTTCATCACAGCCCGTCTGTGTTTCCCGTACCACACCGAGGGCATCATCCCCTTCTGGTTCGTCCTGGACACGCTGGCCGACCTCATCTACCTCACAGACTCCATCCTCTTCCAGGCCCGCAAACAGTACGTCAAAGCAGGAGACATCATA AAAGACAGAGTGGTGACGAAGAAGAACTACAGAAGCACAGACAGATTCATG CTGGACGTGATGTCCGTCATGCCATTCGACTTGCTGTACCTGCGGTTTGGATTCAAATCCATTTTCAGAATAAATCGCTTGCTGAAG GTGGACACATTTTTTGAGTTCAGCGACCGCCTGGAGAGCATCATGGCCAAGGCTTACATCTGGAG AGTGATTCGGACCATCGGATATCTTCTCTTCATGCTCCACCTCAACGCCTGCTTCTACTACGTGGCTTCGGACTACCAGGGCATCGGCAAAACTAAATGGGTCTACTCCGGTCTGGGCAGTGC GTACCTGCGCTGTTACTACTATGCCGTCCGCAGTCTGATCAACATCGGGGGTCTCAACGAACCTCATACCGTCTTTGAGATTACCTTTCAGATGACTAACTTTTTCACGGGCGTCTTTGTGTTCTCCAGTTTGATTGGACAg ATGAGAGACGTCATCGGTGcagccacagcagcacagacgtACTTCAGATCGTCCATGGACGGCACGGTGGACTACATGGTGAACAACCACATCCCCTCCTTGGTGCAGAACCGGGTCCGCACCTGGTACACCTACACCTGGGATGCACAGGGCATGCTGG ATGAGTCCGAGCTGCTGGACAAGATGCCTCTGGTGATGAGAACCGCCATCGCCGTTGACATCAACCTGAGCACCTTTCAGAAGATAGATCTGTTCAAG ggctGTGACCAGCAGATGTTGGTGGACATGTTACTGAGGCTCAAGTCTATTGTCTACTTACCTGGAGACTTTGTGGTGAAAAAA GGCGACATCGGCAAAGAGATGTACATCATTAAAAGCGGTGCGGTGCAGGTGGTGGGAGGACCTGACAACAGCATCGTGTTCGTCACACTGAAGGCCGGCTGCGTGTTTGGAGAAATCAG tCTGTTGCAATCGTCCAAAGATGGAGGGAACAGGCGGACGGCTAATGTCAAAGCCTACGGCTTTGCTAACCTTTTCGTCTTGGAGAAGAAAGACCTGTTTGACATCCTGGTGCACTACCCGGAGTCTCAGAAAGTGTTGGCCCGGAAGGGAAG GAAGCTCATGAAGGCGAAGGGTCCGGCAGCGGCTAAAGCAGAAGTGGAAAAGCAGAAAGGACTGGTGCTGTTCGGACCCAAACCACCAACACCCAAAATGCTGCGCGCTTTCGGTGGAAAGAACTTTTTGGCCAAAATGAAG AGTGCTGCTGGTGGCCAGTGA